In the genome of Sinorhizobium chiapasense, the window TTCGCGGGTTTCAAGGTCATTGAAGCTCAATTCCGACGGGCAGGTGATCGGAGCCCGTCGCATCATAATCGGTCCAGGCATCCTTCAGGCGAGGGACCAGGCCGGCACTGAGGAAGCAATAGTCGAGATGCATGCGCCGCAGGTGATCGTCCGGGTGAATCCAGCTATAGCTCTCCGGCGTCAGCCGGCCGAGATGGGCAGCCGCGTCGACCGGATTGCCGATGCGCAGCGAGCGCCCATAGAAGGCGTCGCGCGTCCCGACCATCGCATTGTATTCGGGCGATTCCGGCACCATGTTGAAATCGCCCATCACGACGAAATACTCCGGATGCGGCGGCTCGGCGAAGCCGAAATCGGAAGCCCCCGAAATCGCGCCGCCTTCGAGCGGATAGTTGACAAGCCTTTGTTTCAGAAACTCGATCTGGCTGATGCGTTCGCCCGGAAGCACATGGTCGAGGTGGACGGAATAGACGCGCAAGGGGCCGGTCGGCGTCGCAATCAGCGCTTCCGTCGCGCCGCGCTGCAGGTTCATGGGGCTGACGGTTCGCGTGCGTGGCAAGGCGATCAGCCGCGTCGAAAGAATCGGCCAACGCGACAGGATCATGTTGCCGAACTGGAAACGGCGGTTGACCGCGCGGCCGTTCTCGATTGCCGAGCCGACATCGATCTCGCAGGGCGCATGAAAGACAGAAAAATAGCCCGGCAGCAGGTCTTCGAAGATCGAGACGAGGTCGGCATTGCCGTTGCGATGGAAGTTGCGCGTCACTTCCTGCAGGGCGATGATGTCGGCCTCGCGCAGAGAAGCGGCGATACGCTCCGGGTCGAAACGGCCGTCGAGACCGATGCCGTATTGAATATTGTAGCTTGTGAACCGCACGATAGTCTTTGACCTCCAGGGTAACCGCCTATATCGATGGCGGCAAATATACTGAACAGATGGCAGCCAGATGAAATTTCTCGACGAAGCAAAGGTCTATATCCGGTCCGGGGACGGCGGCGCAGGCGCGGTCTCCTTCCGCCGCGAGAAATTCATCGAGTTCGGCGGCCCGGATGGCGGCGACGGCGGCCGCGGCGGCGACGTCTGGGTCGAGGCCGTCAACGGTCTCAACACGCTGATCGACTTCCGCTACCAGCAGCACTTCAAGGCGAAGACCGGCACGCACGGCATGGGCCGCAACCGCACCGGCGCCGGCGGCGCCGACGTGACGCTGAAGGTGCCGGTCGGCACACAGATTTTCGAGGAAGACAACGAGACGCTGATCGTCGACATGGTGGCGGAAGGCCAGCGTTATCGGCTCGCCGCCGGCGGCAATGGCGGCTTCGGCAATGCCCATTTCAAATCCTCCACCAACCAGGCGCCGAACTGGGCCAATCCGGGCCTCGAAGGCGAGGAAAAGACCCTCTGGCTCCGGCTGAAACTGATCGCGGATGCCGGCCTCGTCGGCCTGCCGAATGCCGGCAAATCGACCTTTCTCGCCGCCTGCACCCGCGCCCGGCCGAAGATTGCCAACTATCCCTTTACAACGCTGCATCCGAACCTCGGCGTCGCGACCGTCGATAGCCAGGAGTTCATCCTCGCCGACATTCCGGGCCTGATCGAGGGCGCCCATGAAGGCGTCGGCATCGGCGACCGCTTCCTCGGCCATGTCGAGCGCACGCGCGTGCTCTTGCATCTCGTCTCGGCGCAGGAAGAGGATGTCGCCAAGGCCTACAAGACCGTGAAGCATGAGCTCGAGGCCTATGGCGGCGGACTGGAGGACAAGCCGGAAATCGTCGCGCTGGCGCAGATCGACGTGCTTGATGAAGACGAACTGAAGGCCAAGGCCAAGGCGCTCGCCAAGGCCTGCGGGTCGCCGCCGCTGTTGATTTCGGCGGTCACCAACAGGGGCATGATCGAAGCGCTGAGAGCGCTTCGCAGCGTCATTTCCGCCGCGAAGGCCGGAGAAGAGAGCGCATAGAATGACGAAGACCCGCAAGCCGCTGCAAAAGTACCGCCGGGTCGTCATCAAGATCGGCTCGGCGCTGCTGGTCGATCGCAAGTTGGGGCTGAAGAAGGCCTGGCTTGACGCCATGTGCGCCGATATTGCCGGACTGAAGGCAAGGGGCGTGGAAGTGCTCGTCGTCTCTTCGGGCGCCATTGCCCTCGGTCGGACGGTGCTCGATCTTCCGGCCGGCGCCCTGAAGCTCGAGGAAAGCCAGGCGGCCGCCGCCGTCGGCCAGATCGCCCTGGCGCGCGCCTGGTCGGAAAGCCTCTCGACCGATCAGATCATTGCGGGCCAGGTCCTGCTGACGCTCGGCGATACGGAAGAGCGCCGCCGCTACCTCAATGCCCGGGCAACCATCAGCCAGCTCTTGAAGCTTGGCGCCGTCCCGATCATCAACGAGAACGACACGGTGGCCACCACCGAGATCCGCTACGGCGACAATGACCGGCTGGCCGCCCGGGTGGCGACGATGGTTGGCGCCGACCTGCTCGTGCTGCTTTCGGATATCGACGGGCTTTACACCGCCCCGCCGCATCTCGACCCCGACGCCCGCTTCCTCGATACGATCGCCGAAATCACGCCGGAGATCGAGGCGATGGCCGGAGGTGCGGCCTCCGAGCTTTCGCGCGGCGGCATGCGCACCAAGATCGATGCCGGCAAGATCGCGACGACTGCCGGCTGCGCGATGATCATCGCCTCGGGCAAGCCGGAGCATCCGCTCGCGGCGATCGAATCCGGTGCGCGCTCCTCCTGGTTCGCGCCGGCCGGCTCGCCGGTAACCGCGCGCAAGACCTGGATCGCCGGGCAGCTCCTGCCGGCCGGCACGCTTGTGATCGACGCCGGTGCCGAAACGGCGCTCCGCTCCGGCAAGAGCCTGCTGCCGGCCGGCGTCCGGCAGGTGACGGGCAGCTTCAGCCGTGGCGACACGATCGCGATCCTCGGCTCGTCGGGCCGCGAAATCGCCCGCGGCCTTGCCGGCTACGACGCCGACGAGGCGCGCCAGATCGCCGGCGAGAAGTCGGCCGAGATCGCGGCGATCCTCGGCTATGCCGGCCGCGCGGCGATGGTGCACCGCGACGATCTGGTGATGACGGGTCCCGCCGGCGCACGCTTGGACGATGGAAGAGACGAGAGGAAGGGCGAGGTTCATGCCTGACGCGGTCAATAACGGCGCGGACGTCAACAGCGTCATGCTGGAAATCGGCCGTCTCGCCAAGGCGGCAAGCCGGCCGCTCGCCATCGCGAGTGCCGAGCGCAAGCACGCAGCCCTGATCGCCATGGCGGACGCCATCGTCGCCCGCACGGACGAAATCCTTGGCGCCAATGCGGTCGACCTTGAAAACGCCCGGAAAACCGGCGTCGCCAAGGCCTTCATCGATCGTCTCACGCTCAACCCGGACCGTATCCGCGATATGGCCGACGGCATCCGCGCGATCGCCGCCTTCAAGGATCCGATCGGCGACGTGATTGCCGAATGGGACCGCCCGAATGGTCTGCATATCGAGCGCGTACGCACGCCGCTCGGCGTGATCGGCGTGATCTACGAAAGCCGGCCCAACGTCACGGCCGACGCCGGCACGCTCTGCCTCAAGGCCGGCAATGCGGTGATCCTGCGCGGCGGCTCCGACAGCTTTCATTCGTCGCGGGCGGTCCACGCCTGCCTGGTCGAGGGGCTGAAGGCCGCCGGCCTTCCGGAGCATGCAATCCAGATGGTGCCGGTCTCCGACCGCGCAGCCGTCGGCGCCATGCTGTCCGGGCTCAACGGCGCGATCGACGTCATCGTGCCGCGCGGGGGAAAAAGCCTTGTCGCCCGCGTCCAGAGCGAGGCGCGGGTGCCGGTCTTCGCGCATCTCGAAGGCCTCTGCCACATCTATGTCGATGCCTCCGCCGATCTCGATATGGCGACGAAGATCGTCGTCAATGCCAAGATGCGCCGCACCGGCATCTGCGGTGCCGCCGAAACGCTGCTCGTCGACCGCAATGCCGCAGATCGTTTGGCAAGCCCGCTGCTTCAGGCGCTCGTTGACGCGGGCTGCGAAGTCAGGGTTGCGAACGAGCTGGAAGCGCTGCTGCCGGGTCTGAAGCCCGCGACCAATGAGGATTGGGCAACCGAATATCTCGACGCAATCATCTCGGCGAAGCTCGTCGACGGCATTTCCGGCGCCATCGACCACATCAATACCTGGTCGTCGGCTCATACCGAAGCGGTTATCGCGGAAGATCCGGCCGTCGTAGAGCGCTTCTTCTCGGAAATCGACTCCGCCATTCTCCTGCACAATGCCTCGACGCAGTTTGCCGACGGCGGAGAGTTCGGCATGGGCGGCGAGATCGGTATCGCCACCGGCAAGATGCATGCACGCGGGCCGGTCGGCGTCGAGCAGCTGACCTCGTTCAAATACCGCGTGCGCGGCACGGGACAGGTGCGGTCCTGACGTGATCTCGCCTCGGGTGAACGCGCGTTATCTGCGCATGCCGCATGTCGAAAGCGGGATGACGGTTGGCCTTTTCGGCGGGTCTTTCAACCCGCCCCATGGCGGCCATGTCCTCGTTGCCGAAACGGCGCTGCGCAAGCTCGGTCTCGACCAGCTCTGGTGGATGGTGACGCCCGGCAACCCGCTGAAGAACCACAACGATCTCGCGCCGCTTGCGGACCGCATCGCGCTCAGCGAGAAGATCGCCTCCAATCCCCGCATCAAGGTCACGGCCTTCGAGCAGGCGCTCGGCCAGAGGTACACGGCGCGTACGCTTGAAATCGTCCGCGCACGCAACCGCGATGTACGCTTCGTCTGGGTGATGGGGGCGGACAACCTCAAGAATTTCCACCGCTGGCAGAACTGGCGCAAGATTGTCTCGACCTTCCCGATCGCGGTCATCGACAGGCCCGGCTCGACGCTTGCCTATCTTTCCTCGCGCATGGCGCGGACGTTCGACTATGCGCGCGTCGACGAGGACGACGCCCGGGCGCTCGCCTTCCACCCCGCGCCCGCCTGGACATTCATTCACGGGCCACGCTCAGCGCTCAGTTCGACGGCGCTTCGCTCTACAGCGCCGCGCGTCTCATCAGACGCGCAAAGGGCGCTGTAGCCGCTGTTTATCCTTAACTCGGCTTCGACTTAAGGGAACATGCAGTGGTGAAATCCGCGTGAATTCCCATGATTCATTTCTCGCGTCTTGAAACCCTCATGGTTTGGTGCCTACATTTACGGACGGTTCGATCCTGATCGTCGAATCGGAAGTGCCTGTTCTGTTCTTTTGGAAAGGAAAGACCCTGACAACAGTACACGCCAAGGGTTATGCGGCAACCGCATACCCGCGCAGCACGGGATCAAGCGACGAAGCCGCTGTCCGTGCGCTTAACCTGGTCCTCGAAAGCCTAGAGGACTCGAAGGCAGAAAATATCGTCACCATCGACATTGCCGGAAAATCGGCGCTGGGAGACTTCATGGTCGTCGTCTCCGGGCGGTCGAACAGGCATGTGATGGCGATTGCCGACCACCTGATCACGGACCTGAAGGACGAAGGGTTTGGCAACTCCCGCGTCGAAGGCCTTGAAGGTGGCGACTGGGTGCTGATCGACACCGGCGATGTGATCGTTCACATCTTCCGGCCGGAGATCCGGGAATTCTACAACATCGAGAAGATGTGGGCGGCCCCGGAGATCGAGGACGGTACCCTGCACTGAGACGCGCCGCCCGAGCCTGACTCACTACAGCGCGGCGCGTCCTATCAGACGCGCAAAGGACGCTGTAGCACTTTGAATTGCTGTATGTTTTATCCTTAAATCGGGCGCGATTTAAGGAAACATGCAGTAGCCTCAGGACGGAGCGGCAGCGCCCGTGTCGAATGAAAATGCGGCTGTCATCGCCCGACCGGGCGGATGGCGGTAAGAGTGGTTTTGCCAGTCGAATCGCAGGATCGGTTTGGCACCGGTAGGGATGATCGGGTCGTGCGTGTTGGACTTTTCGCAGTCGGCCGCCTGAAGGCGGGGCCGGAAAAGGATCTCGCGGGCCGTTATCTCGACCGCTTCGCCAAGGCGGGACCCGCGGTGGGGCTTGAGCTCGCCCGGGTCGTGGAAGTGGGCGAAAGCCGTGCCGCCAACGCCGAGACGCGCAAGCGCGAGGAGGCCGCCCAGCTTGAAAAGGTGCTTGCGGACGGTGGCCTGCTCGTGCTGCTCGACGAACGCGGAAAGGCGATCGACTCGGAAGCCTTCGCTTCGCTCATCGGCTCCTTCCGGGACAGCGGAAAACGCGATCTGATGATTGCGATCGGTGGCGCCGACGGCCTGGATCCGGCACTGCACGGACGCGCTGACGCCATACTCTGCCTTGGCAAGATGACCTGGCCGCACCAGCTTGTACGCATCCTGATCGCCGAACAGCTTTATCGCGCCGTAACGATACTGTCGGGTCATCCCTATCACCGTGCATGACGAGACGCTTGTTTATTCACGAGCGCGATAACACGATTATGTGTTGGTTGGCCCGGCCAAATCAGATTAGGGTTTTCTTACCTATTTTTTTGAGGGACCATCGGGCCGGATGACGCGCCGAGAAAAAAGTGCCGATTTGAGACGGGCGGCGCGTCAAGTCGGACGCGGTGCCGCGGCATTGGCCGTTCTCTTGAGCGTGATCGCGCCGGGTCTTGCCCAGGAGGCAACCGTCGGGGCTCCCGCCGGCGCGCCGGCAAATGAACAGGGACCGCCAGACCCCGCAGCCAATCTGGCACTGCGGCGCGACAGCACGCGCAGTGAGCTCGACGCGCTTTCCAAGACCATTACGCTGTCGCATGAGCGCGCCGAAGCGCTTGAGCAGACCATCGCCGAGATCGACAAGAGCAACGAGGCGCTGCGCGCCGCGATCGTCGAGTCGGCAAGCAAGCGACGCGGGCTTGAGCAGCAGATTGCCGACGGCGAGAAGAAGCTCAACGACCTGCGCGTGAACGAGGACGTGGTGCGGCGGTCGCTCCGTGCCCGGCGCGGCGTGCTTGCCGAAGTGCTTGCCGCTCTGCAGCGCATGGGGCGAAATCCGCCGCCGGCCATCCTCGTCACGCCGGAGGACGCGCTAGCCTCGGTTCGCAGCGCAATCCTCCTTGGCGCCGTCGTGCCGGAGATGCGCGAGCAGACCGACAGTCTCGTCGCCGATCTGAGGTCGCTCGCGGATATTCGCAGCGGCATCGGAAAACAGCGAGAGGAATTGACGGCGGCGATGACGGCCAATCTGGAGGAAGAGCGCCGCATGTCGATGCTCGTCGCCGAGAAGGAGAAGCTGCGCCAGAAAAACGCAACGGAGCTTGCCGCCGAGGAACGTAAGGCTGAGGAACTGGCGCTGCAGGCGACCAATCTCGAAGGATTGATTTCGTCGCTCGAGACCGAGATTTCCTCGGTGCGGGACGCCGCCGCGGCCGCTCGCGCGCAAGAGGAGGAGCGCCGGCGGATGAGCGAGGCCGAGCGCGAAGAGGCCCGAGAGATCGCCCGCAACGCAGTGCCCGACAAAAACCGCATTGCGCCCGCATACGTATTTTCGGAGTTGCGGGAGAGGCTTGCCTATCCCGTCGCGGGGTCGCTCTTGCGGCAGTTTGGCGATGCAGACGGCACCGGGCATTCGCTGCAGGGTATCATGCTGGAAACCAATGCAGGCGCGCTGGTGACAACGCCGGCGGACGGTTGGATTGTCTACGCTGGAAGTTTCCGCAGCTACGGGCAGATGATCATTCTCAATCCCGGCGACGGATATCATATCGTTCTGTCGGGAATGGAAAATGTCAGTGTCCGGCCGGGACAGTTTGTCGTGGCTGGGGAGCCGCTGGCGACGATGGGTGCAAAAAGAGTGGCGAGTGCGGCGGCCTTGGCGCTGGAAACTGACAGGCCAACGCTTTACATTGAATTCCGAAAAGACGGAAAACCGGTCGATTCCCGACCGTGGTGGTCCGCAGCAGAGGTTGGAAAGGCGCGAAATGATACGTAGAGCTTCACTTGTTCTGGTCGGGGCGCTGATGGGTGCGACGGCGATGGGCGTCGTCTATTCGGCGACCATTCCGGCCGTGGCAGCCAATTCGTCGACGTACCGCGAACTGGCGATTTTCGGCGACGTTTTCGAGCGCGTGCGGGCGCAGTATGTGACGCCCCCGCAGGATGACAAACTGATCGAGAATGCCATCAACGGCATGCTCTCCTCTCTCGACCCGCATTCGAGCTACATGAACTCGACCGACGCCGAGGATATGCGCACCCAGACGCGCGGCGAATTCGGCGGTCTCGGCATCGAAGTGACGATGGAAGACGATCTCGTCAAGGTGACGAGCCCGATCGACGACACGCCCGCGGCGCGCGCCGGCGTGCTTGCCGGCGACTTCATCTCGAAGATCGACGGTCAGGACGTTCGCGGCCTGAAGCTCGAGGAGGCTGTCGACAAGATGCGCGGCGCCGTCGGCACGCCGATCAAGCTCACCATTCTGCGCAAGGGCGCCGAAAAGCCGATCGAACTGACGATCGTGCGCGACGTGATCGCAGTGCGTGCAGTCAAGGTCCGCACCGAAGGTGGCGACGTCGGCTATCTGCGGGTCATCTCTTTCACCGAGAAGACCTTCGACGACCTGAAGAAGGGTATCGAGAAGATCAAGGCGGACGTTCCGGCAGACAAGCTGAAGGGCTACGTGCTCGACCTGCGCCTCAACCCGGGCGGTCTGCTCGATCAGGCGATCAATGTCTCGGACGCCTTCCTCGAGCGCGGTGAGGTTGTTTCGACCCGCGGCCGCAATCCGGACGAGACCCGTCGCTTCAATGCGACGCCGGGTGATCTCGGCGACGGCAAGCCGGTCATCGTGCTTGTCAACGGCGGCTCGGCATCGGCATCGGAAATCGTTGCCGGCGCGCTCCAGGATCTGAAGCGCGCCACGGTCCTCGGCACCCGGTCCTTCGGCAAGGGCTCGGTTCAGACGATCATTCCGCTGGGCGATGCCGGCGCGCTGCGCCTGACGACGGCGCTCTACTACACGCCCTCCGGCAAATCGATCCAGGGCACCGGCATCTCGCCGGACATCAAGGTCGAGCAGCCGCTGCCGCCGGAGCTTCTGGGCAAGGTGGAAGCGCAGGGCGAATCCGACCTGCGCGGCCACATCAAGGGCCAGAACGAGGACGATGAGGGTTCCGGCTCCGTGGCCTATGTCCCGCCGGAAGCCAAGGACGACATTCAGCTCAACTACGCCCTTGACCTGTTGCGCGGCAAGAAGACGGATCCGTCCTTCCCGGCCAATCCGGAGCAGGCCGAACTCAAGAAGTAAGCCAAGCCCGATTGAGAAATTCGTGAATATGGGCGCCGGGCTGTTCAACCCGGCGCCTTTATATTATGCAACGGGAATCGCCGGCGCGGATCTGATGATTCTTCGTGAGCGGCATTCCATCACCGGTAATTTCCTTCAGGTCGACCGAGGCTCCGTTTGGGAACCGATCTCAATGCCCCACTTGGCCAGAACCGGAAGGTGAGGTCCGCGCGTCGACGCGACTTCCGCAGCTCCCTCGGCTATGTTCTCGCGAGCCTCTGTGCAGCCACTGTCGTCGGCCTTTCCGCCTGGAGCGCTTTATCTCCCGACGGGCTCATCCATGCGCCCGAGGCGCCTGAACTTGCCTCAAAAGGCACAGCATCCGTTGGAGAGACGTCGGTAACCGCCGGAAGGACTGATGGCGCTGGAAGGCGGAAAGGTCCCCTTCGCCCGGACGGTGCACTGTCCGGCGCCCATGTCGAAGAGATGCTGACCAACGATGGGGCGACGGTGACGAAATTCACGCCGCGATCGCGCGAAAGCGACGGCCCGGCATTCATCAATGTCGGACCCGTTCGCGGCCAGGACCCGCGCATGGCAGCGTTGCCGAACGAGGACCTGCTGGAGGACAACCCGCAAGGTCGGCTGCCGATCACCGGTCCGGATGGGCTTAGGCCGATGGACCAGTACGCGCGGCCGTGGTCCGGAGCGCGAGGCACTCGCATATCGCTTGTCGTCGGCGGCCTCGGCCTCAGCCAGACCGGAACGCAGCGGGCGATCCGCGACCTATCGCCGGAGGTGACGCTTGCGTTTGCCGCCGCCGGCAACAGCCTGCAGCGTTGGATGCAGGACGCGCGACGCGACGGCCATGAGATCCTGCTGCAGATTCCGATGGAGCCGTTCGACTATCCGGACAATGATCCAGGCCCGCACGCGCTCCGCGTTTCATTGAGCGCCACGAAAAACCTCGCTGCGTTGCACCGGAGCATGGGCCAGATCACCAACTATACCGGCGTCATGAACTATCTCGGCGGACGCTTCCTCTCCGACGCCGATGCGCTCGAGCCGGTGATGCGCGATCTCGGCAAGCGCGGACTGCTCTTTCTCGACGACGGCACATCGGCACAGTCACTCTCGGGCACTCTGGCCGGCGCCTTCGACGTGCCGCATGGTTTTGCCGATGTCATTGTCGACAGCGAACTCAGCCGCGGCGCCATCCTGCGCAAGCTCGATGAACTCGAGCGCGTCGCAAGGCGCAACGGCACGGCGATCGGCGTCGCCTCCGCCTTCGAGGAAAGCGTGGCCGCGATCGCCGAATGGATGCAGGAAGCCGGCGGGCGCGGCATCGAAATCGTCGGCGTTTCGGCGCTCGTCAACGATCCGCAACAAAAATGAGATAAGCGGGGCGAAAGGGATGGATCCCGATCGGACCGCTGTATCGCTATGCGTTGCATCGGGTCTCGCGGGGTTTGCAACGCCCCGGGGCCAGAGAAGGGAAGTCAGTATGAGCAAGGACAAAAGCAAGGTCGTGAAGGCGGAAGACCTGCCCTACCGACCCTGCGTCGGCGTCATGGTCCTGAACCGCGAAGGCCTTGTCTGGGCCGGGCATCGGATCGCCGTCGGCAATTCGGAATATGATGGCTCGCCGCAACTGTGGCAGATGCCGCAGGGCGGGA includes:
- a CDS encoding endonuclease/exonuclease/phosphatase family protein, whose product is MRFTSYNIQYGIGLDGRFDPERIAASLREADIIALQEVTRNFHRNGNADLVSIFEDLLPGYFSVFHAPCEIDVGSAIENGRAVNRRFQFGNMILSRWPILSTRLIALPRTRTVSPMNLQRGATEALIATPTGPLRVYSVHLDHVLPGERISQIEFLKQRLVNYPLEGGAISGASDFGFAEPPHPEYFVVMGDFNMVPESPEYNAMVGTRDAFYGRSLRIGNPVDAAAHLGRLTPESYSWIHPDDHLRRMHLDYCFLSAGLVPRLKDAWTDYDATGSDHLPVGIELQ
- the obgE gene encoding GTPase ObgE, with the protein product MKFLDEAKVYIRSGDGGAGAVSFRREKFIEFGGPDGGDGGRGGDVWVEAVNGLNTLIDFRYQQHFKAKTGTHGMGRNRTGAGGADVTLKVPVGTQIFEEDNETLIVDMVAEGQRYRLAAGGNGGFGNAHFKSSTNQAPNWANPGLEGEEKTLWLRLKLIADAGLVGLPNAGKSTFLAACTRARPKIANYPFTTLHPNLGVATVDSQEFILADIPGLIEGAHEGVGIGDRFLGHVERTRVLLHLVSAQEEDVAKAYKTVKHELEAYGGGLEDKPEIVALAQIDVLDEDELKAKAKALAKACGSPPLLISAVTNRGMIEALRALRSVISAAKAGEESA
- the proB gene encoding glutamate 5-kinase produces the protein MTKTRKPLQKYRRVVIKIGSALLVDRKLGLKKAWLDAMCADIAGLKARGVEVLVVSSGAIALGRTVLDLPAGALKLEESQAAAAVGQIALARAWSESLSTDQIIAGQVLLTLGDTEERRRYLNARATISQLLKLGAVPIINENDTVATTEIRYGDNDRLAARVATMVGADLLVLLSDIDGLYTAPPHLDPDARFLDTIAEITPEIEAMAGGAASELSRGGMRTKIDAGKIATTAGCAMIIASGKPEHPLAAIESGARSSWFAPAGSPVTARKTWIAGQLLPAGTLVIDAGAETALRSGKSLLPAGVRQVTGSFSRGDTIAILGSSGREIARGLAGYDADEARQIAGEKSAEIAAILGYAGRAAMVHRDDLVMTGPAGARLDDGRDERKGEVHA
- a CDS encoding glutamate-5-semialdehyde dehydrogenase, whose amino-acid sequence is MPDAVNNGADVNSVMLEIGRLAKAASRPLAIASAERKHAALIAMADAIVARTDEILGANAVDLENARKTGVAKAFIDRLTLNPDRIRDMADGIRAIAAFKDPIGDVIAEWDRPNGLHIERVRTPLGVIGVIYESRPNVTADAGTLCLKAGNAVILRGGSDSFHSSRAVHACLVEGLKAAGLPEHAIQMVPVSDRAAVGAMLSGLNGAIDVIVPRGGKSLVARVQSEARVPVFAHLEGLCHIYVDASADLDMATKIVVNAKMRRTGICGAAETLLVDRNAADRLASPLLQALVDAGCEVRVANELEALLPGLKPATNEDWATEYLDAIISAKLVDGISGAIDHINTWSSAHTEAVIAEDPAVVERFFSEIDSAILLHNASTQFADGGEFGMGGEIGIATGKMHARGPVGVEQLTSFKYRVRGTGQVRS
- a CDS encoding nicotinate-nucleotide adenylyltransferase: MTVGLFGGSFNPPHGGHVLVAETALRKLGLDQLWWMVTPGNPLKNHNDLAPLADRIALSEKIASNPRIKVTAFEQALGQRYTARTLEIVRARNRDVRFVWVMGADNLKNFHRWQNWRKIVSTFPIAVIDRPGSTLAYLSSRMARTFDYARVDEDDARALAFHPAPAWTFIHGPRSALSSTALRSTAPRVSSDAQRAL
- the rsfS gene encoding ribosome silencing factor; its protein translation is MPTFTDGSILIVESEVPVLFFWKGKTLTTVHAKGYAATAYPRSTGSSDEAAVRALNLVLESLEDSKAENIVTIDIAGKSALGDFMVVVSGRSNRHVMAIADHLITDLKDEGFGNSRVEGLEGGDWVLIDTGDVIVHIFRPEIREFYNIEKMWAAPEIEDGTLH
- the rlmH gene encoding 23S rRNA (pseudouridine(1915)-N(3))-methyltransferase RlmH; translated protein: MRVGLFAVGRLKAGPEKDLAGRYLDRFAKAGPAVGLELARVVEVGESRAANAETRKREEAAQLEKVLADGGLLVLLDERGKAIDSEAFASLIGSFRDSGKRDLMIAIGGADGLDPALHGRADAILCLGKMTWPHQLVRILIAEQLYRAVTILSGHPYHRA
- a CDS encoding murein hydrolase activator EnvC family protein, with the translated sequence MTRREKSADLRRAARQVGRGAAALAVLLSVIAPGLAQEATVGAPAGAPANEQGPPDPAANLALRRDSTRSELDALSKTITLSHERAEALEQTIAEIDKSNEALRAAIVESASKRRGLEQQIADGEKKLNDLRVNEDVVRRSLRARRGVLAEVLAALQRMGRNPPPAILVTPEDALASVRSAILLGAVVPEMREQTDSLVADLRSLADIRSGIGKQREELTAAMTANLEEERRMSMLVAEKEKLRQKNATELAAEERKAEELALQATNLEGLISSLETEISSVRDAAAAARAQEEERRRMSEAEREEAREIARNAVPDKNRIAPAYVFSELRERLAYPVAGSLLRQFGDADGTGHSLQGIMLETNAGALVTTPADGWIVYAGSFRSYGQMIILNPGDGYHIVLSGMENVSVRPGQFVVAGEPLATMGAKRVASAAALALETDRPTLYIEFRKDGKPVDSRPWWSAAEVGKARNDT
- a CDS encoding S41 family peptidase encodes the protein MIRRASLVLVGALMGATAMGVVYSATIPAVAANSSTYRELAIFGDVFERVRAQYVTPPQDDKLIENAINGMLSSLDPHSSYMNSTDAEDMRTQTRGEFGGLGIEVTMEDDLVKVTSPIDDTPAARAGVLAGDFISKIDGQDVRGLKLEEAVDKMRGAVGTPIKLTILRKGAEKPIELTIVRDVIAVRAVKVRTEGGDVGYLRVISFTEKTFDDLKKGIEKIKADVPADKLKGYVLDLRLNPGGLLDQAINVSDAFLERGEVVSTRGRNPDETRRFNATPGDLGDGKPVIVLVNGGSASASEIVAGALQDLKRATVLGTRSFGKGSVQTIIPLGDAGALRLTTALYYTPSGKSIQGTGISPDIKVEQPLPPELLGKVEAQGESDLRGHIKGQNEDDEGSGSVAYVPPEAKDDIQLNYALDLLRGKKTDPSFPANPEQAELKK
- a CDS encoding divergent polysaccharide deacetylase family protein, whose product is MGTDLNAPLGQNRKVRSARRRDFRSSLGYVLASLCAATVVGLSAWSALSPDGLIHAPEAPELASKGTASVGETSVTAGRTDGAGRRKGPLRPDGALSGAHVEEMLTNDGATVTKFTPRSRESDGPAFINVGPVRGQDPRMAALPNEDLLEDNPQGRLPITGPDGLRPMDQYARPWSGARGTRISLVVGGLGLSQTGTQRAIRDLSPEVTLAFAAAGNSLQRWMQDARRDGHEILLQIPMEPFDYPDNDPGPHALRVSLSATKNLAALHRSMGQITNYTGVMNYLGGRFLSDADALEPVMRDLGKRGLLFLDDGTSAQSLSGTLAGAFDVPHGFADVIVDSELSRGAILRKLDELERVARRNGTAIGVASAFEESVAAIAEWMQEAGGRGIEIVGVSALVNDPQQK